The Argonema galeatum A003/A1 genome includes a window with the following:
- a CDS encoding acyltransferase, which yields MPTADDVQLGNNVKIFHPDLVNLYGCTIGDETKIGTFVEIQKNVVVGSRVKISSHTFICEGVTIEDEVLIAHGVMFTNDLYPRATNEDGSLKTDDDWETLKTLVKRRASIGSNATILPNVTIGENAIVGSGAVVTRDVPDYAIVAGVPARLIGDVRQP from the coding sequence ATGCCGACCGCTGATGATGTCCAACTTGGTAATAACGTAAAAATTTTCCATCCAGATCTAGTCAATCTCTATGGTTGCACGATCGGCGACGAAACGAAAATTGGTACATTTGTGGAAATCCAAAAAAATGTTGTCGTCGGGTCGCGGGTTAAAATATCTTCGCATACCTTTATTTGCGAGGGCGTGACTATTGAGGATGAGGTTCTCATCGCTCATGGGGTCATGTTCACCAACGATCTCTACCCCCGCGCAACGAATGAAGATGGTAGCCTAAAAACTGATGACGATTGGGAAACTCTCAAGACGCTAGTGAAACGTAGAGCATCCATTGGCAGCAATGCCACCATCTTACCAAATGTGACGATCGGAGAAAATGCCATCGTAGGCTCTGGGGCAGTCGTGACTCGCGATGTCCCCGATTATGCGATCGTTGCTGGAGTACCCGCTCGACTCATCGGCGATGTCCGCCAGCCCTAA
- a CDS encoding Uma2 family endonuclease, whose translation MPNPTIAIPQTFKVTHEQFQQIAIVNRDLRLERTATGELIVMPPTGSETGNRNLDIEGQLWLWNRQTKLGVVFDSSSGFQLPNGADRSPDASWVKLERWEALTPTEKEGFAPICPDFVVELRSKSDNMEPLREKMREYIANGAILGWLIDRKNRKVEIYRHEREVEILNNPTSVSGEYLLLGFVLDLTDVW comes from the coding sequence ATGCCCAACCCCACCATTGCCATTCCCCAAACCTTCAAAGTAACTCACGAACAATTCCAACAAATTGCGATCGTCAACCGTGACTTAAGGCTAGAGAGAACAGCGACAGGAGAATTAATAGTTATGCCCCCAACTGGAAGCGAGACAGGCAACCGTAACCTAGATATTGAAGGACAGCTTTGGCTATGGAACCGCCAAACTAAACTAGGGGTAGTATTTGATTCTTCTAGTGGTTTTCAATTGCCCAACGGGGCAGACCGATCGCCTGATGCCTCTTGGGTTAAATTAGAAAGATGGGAAGCTCTCACACCCACAGAAAAAGAAGGTTTCGCTCCCATTTGTCCAGATTTTGTGGTGGAATTGCGTTCCAAATCTGACAATATGGAACCATTGCGAGAAAAGATGCGGGAATATATAGCAAATGGTGCTATTTTGGGATGGCTAATCGATCGGAAAAATCGGAAAGTTGAGATATACAGGCATGAAAGAGAAGTGGAAATATTAAATAATCCTACCTCTGTATCTGGGGAATATCTGCTACTAGGATTTGTTCTAGATTTGACTGATGTTTGGTGA